A window from Littorina saxatilis isolate snail1 linkage group LG9, US_GU_Lsax_2.0, whole genome shotgun sequence encodes these proteins:
- the LOC138975462 gene encoding uncharacterized protein, with the protein MLLYICVVLVVIGANTAQDLGAICHSNTMQHTEDEVITKIVQAMNTDFDSVITRKEVLIFFAELMGIQLGSLIDIVANLSNEQLLMAAAGLSIEKESFAQAWHARFHDNLDFVYATFDRFDVNKDGLMNALEIEAIVNKALIHGDQNHDGKLETNELVSYLETIYKHCRGHGN; encoded by the exons ATGTTGCTGTACATCTGTGTCGTCCTCGTCGTCAT tggtGCGAACACCGCCCAAGACCTTGGCGCAATATGCCACAGCAATACAATGCAGCATACGGAGGACGAAGTCATTACCAAG ATTGTCCAAGCGATGAACACGGACTTCGACTCTGTCATCACCAGAAAGGAGGTGCTCATCTTCTTCGCGGAACTGATGGGCATTCAGC TGGGCAGCCTGATCGACATCGTGGCCAATCTGAGCAACGAGCAGCTTCTGATGGCAGCTGCTGGCTTGAGCATCGAGAAGGAGTCCTTTGCTCAGGCGTGGCACGCACGTTTCCATGACAACCTCGACTTTGTGTACGCCACATTCGACCGCTTTGACGTCAACAAGGATGGTCTGATGAACGCTCTGGAGATTGAAGCCATCGTCAACAAGGCTCTGATTCATGGAG ATCAAAACCACGACGGTAAACTGGAGACGAATGAACTTGTGTCCTATTTGGAAACG ATATACAAGCACTGCCGCGGCCATGGAAACTGA
- the LOC138977116 gene encoding golgin subfamily A member 6-like protein 25: MSDFEFTMSGCEFKMSGCELKMSGCELKMSAFELKMAAFELKMSGFEFTMSDFEFKMSDFEFKMSDFEFKMSDFECKLSDFEFKMSDFEFKISGCEFKMSGYELKMSGCEFKMSGCEFKMAGYEFKMSGYEFKMSGFKFKMSGFEFKMAGYEFKMSGYEFKMSGYEFKMSGYEFKMSGCEFKMAGCEFKMSGCEFKMSGCEFKMSGCEFKMSGCEFKMAGCEFKMSGCEFKMSGYEFKMADFEFKMAGCEFKMAGFEFKMAGFEFKMAGFEFKMACFKCKKFLQMAGFEFNMAGVKFKMSGCEFKMAGFEFKMAGFEFNMAGVKFKISGF; encoded by the coding sequence ATGTCTGACTTTGAGTTCACGATGTCTGGTTGTGAGTTCAAGATGTCTGGTTGTGAGTTGAAGATGTCTGGTTGTGAGTTGAAGATGTCTGCCTTTGAGTTGAAGATGGCTGCCTTTGAGTTGAAGATGTCTGGCTTTGAGTTCACGATGTCTGACTTTGAGTTCAAGATGTCTGACTTTGAGTTCAAGATGTCTGACTTTGAGTTCAAGATGTCTGACTTTGAATGCAAGTTGTCTGACTTTGAGTTCAAGATGTCTGACTTTGAGTTCAAGATATCTGGCTGTGAGTTCAAGATGTCTGGTTATGAGCTCAAGATGTCTGGTTGTGAGTTCAAGATGTCTGGTTGTGAGTTCAAGATGGCTGGTTATGAGTTCAAAATGTCTGGTTATGAGTTCAAGATGTCTGGTTTTAAGTTCAAGATGTCTGGTTTTGAGTTCAAGATGGCTGGTTATGAGTTCAAGATGTCTGGTTATGAGTTCAAGATGTCTGGTTATGAGTTCAAGATGTCTGGTTATGAGTTCAAGATGTCTGGTTGTGAGTTCAAGATGGCTGGTTGTGAGTTCAAGATGTCTGGTTGTGAGTTCAAGATGTCTGGTTGTGAGTTCAAGATGTCTGGTTGTGAGTTCAAGATGTCTGGTTGTGAGTTCAAGATGGCTGGTTGTGAGTTCAAGATGTCTGGTTGTGAGTTCAAGATGTCTGGTTATGAGTTCAAGATGGCTGACTTTGAATTCAAGATGGCTGGCTGTGAGTTCAAGATGGCTGGCTTTGAGTTCAAGATGGCTGGTTTTGAGTTCAAGATGGCTGGCTTTGAGTTCAAGATGGCTTGTTTTAAGTGCAAAAAATTTCTCCAGATGGCTGGCTTTGAGTTTAACATGGCTGGCGTTAAGTTCAAGATGTCTGGTTGTGAGTTCAAGATGGCTGGCTTTGAGTTCAAGATGGCTGGCTTTGAGTTCAACATGGCTGGCGTTAAGTTCAAGATATCTGGCTTTTGA
- the LOC138975490 gene encoding acyl-CoA dehydrogenase family member 10-like, which translates to MSSGSKADALMTVSVEGLSPRAKEIHSKVVAFIRQHIQPLEDDILRKKSDSKYISAKIKDLQSKARQQGLWNLFLPLESDPGMKFGAGLSNVEYALICEEMGKCPISPAAFNCNAPDTGNMEVLVRYGTEEQKRTWLMPLLDAKIGSCFGMTEPAVASSDATNIQASIRREGNEYIVNGHKWWTSGAMDPDCKLCVFMGKTDSSAPRHKQQTMILVPMDAPGVKVVRPLSVFGFLDEPGGHAEVTFTNVRVPVTNVLLGEGRGFEIAQGRLGPGRIHHCMRLIGNAERALELMLQRTMDRVAFGKPLAALGTIQANVAQSRLEIEQARLLVLKAAHKMDHYGNRVAAPEIAMIKVVTPNMALNVIDRAIQAFGGAGVSNDFPLAAMFAGARTLRLADGPDEVHLRTVARIEYGRHHRRQQAKL; encoded by the exons ATGAGTTCCGGTTCCAAAGCAGACG CGTTGATGACAGTCAGTGTTGAGGGGCTTTCACCTCGCGCAAAGGAAATCCACAGCAAAGTGGTGGCCTTCATCCGTCAACACATTCAGCCACTCGAGGATGACATTTTACGAAAGAAAAGTGATAGTAAATACatttcagcaaaaattaaagaTTTGCAG AGCAAAGCACGCCAGCAAGGCTTATGGAATCTGTTTTTGCCACTGGAGTCTGACCCTGGGATGAAGTTTGGTGCCGGACTGTCCAATGTAGAGTATGCCTTGATCTGTGAAGAGATGGGAAAATGTCCCATTTCACCTGCG GCATTCAACTGCAACGCTCCTGACACTGGTAACATGGAAGTGCTTGTGCGCTATGGGACAGAGGAACAGAAGAGAACATGGCTTATGCCTTTGCTGGATGCAAAGATCGGCTCCTGCTTTGGAATGACAGAACCAGca GTGGCTTCATCAGATGCAACTAACATCCAGGCCTCCATTCGCAGGGAAGGCAATGAGTATATTGTCAATGGACACAAGTGGTGGACCTCAG GAGCGATGGACCCCGACTGCAAGCTGTGTGTGTTCATGGGAAAAACGGATTCCTCGGCCCCGCGTCACAAACAGCAGACCATGATTCTGGTTCCCATGGATGCCCCGGGGGTCAAGGTTGTGCGCCCTCTCAGCGTCTTTGGGTTCTTGGATGAACCGG GAGGCCATGCAGAGGTGACGTTTACCAACGTCCGTGTTCCTGTGACCAACGTCCTGTTGGGTGAAGGTCGTGGCTTCGAGATTGCACAAGGTCGCCTTGGCCCAGGTCGCATCCATCACTGCATGCGTCTCATTGGCAATGCTGAGAGGGCACTTGAGCTTATGCTTCAGAGG ACAATGGACAGGGTGGCATTTGGCAAGCCATTGGCAGCTCTGGGAACAATTCAAGCGAACGTCGCTCAGTCTCGTCTGGAGATCGAACAggccaggctgttggtgctcaagGCTGCCCACAAGATGGATCACTATGGAAACAGG GTGGCAGCGCCAGAAATAGCAATGATCAAAGTGGTGACACCAAACATGGCACTCAATGTGATTGACCGCGCTATCCAG GCTTTTGGAGGAGCAGGAGTTAGCAATGACTTCCCCTTGGCAGCCATGTTTGCTGGTGCTCGAACCCTGCGCTTGGCCGATGGGCCCGATGAAGTCCACCTCCGCACTGTTGCTCGCATAGAGTACGGTCGTCACCACAGGCGCCAGCAAGCAAAACTTTGA
- the LOC138975461 gene encoding uncharacterized protein, whose translation MMLYICLAFAVFGASTAQDIGSICHSNRLQHTEDQVIERIVQMMNTDFDSVISRKEVLVFFAELMGIQLGGLINLVNDMTNEQLLEAAAGVSIEKESFSHAWHARFHDNYDFVYATFDRFDINDDGLINALEIEAIVNSALAHGDKNHDGKLETEELVTFLESIYKNC comes from the exons ATGATGCTGTATATCTGCCTTGCGTTTGCTGTGTT TGGTGCGAGCACCGCCCAGGACATCGGCAGCATCTGCCATAGCAACAGGCTGCAACACACAGAGGACCAAGTCATTGAGAGG ATTGTCCAAATGATGAACACGGACTTCGACAGTGTCATCAGCAGGAAGGAGGTGCTCGTCTTCTTCGCTGAGCTGATGGGCATCCAGC TGGGGGGACTGATCAACCTGGTGAACGACATGACCAACGAGCAGCTCCTCGAGGCCGCAGCCGGCGTCAGCATCGAGAAGGAGAGCTTTTCGCACGCCTGGCACGCGCGCTTCCATGACAACTACGACTTTGTCTACGCCACTTTCGATCGCTTCGACATCAACGACGACGGGCTGATCAACGCTCTGGAGATTGAAGCCATCGTCAACTCTGCCCTCGCTCACGGAG aCAAGAACCACGACGGCAAGCTTGAGACAGAGGAACTTGTAACATTCCTGGAATCG ATATACAAAAACTGCTGA